From a region of the Dictyostelium discoideum AX4 chromosome 2 chromosome, whole genome shotgun sequence genome:
- the srp14-1 gene encoding signal recognition particle 14 kDa subunit yields the protein MLLDNDAFLSALNKLYQTTSKKGTVWVTMKKYVDSDSNFSRKKAERIKESEEEENKCLVRATNGKKKISTIVLAKDKSMFEKNYKNVLLINLDNLKVEKKKPTPTTTPSSSTTAKTAAKKTKV from the exons ATGTTATTAGATAACGACGCATTCCTTTCAGCattaaacaaattatatCAAACTACATCAAAAAAAGGAACTGTTTGGGTCACAATGAAGAAAT ATGTAGATTCAGATTCAAACTTTTCACGTAAAAAAGCAGAAAGAATTAAAGAATCAGAAGAGgaagaaaataaatgtttAGTTAGAGCAAcaaatggtaaaaaaaagatatcaaCAATTGTTCTCGCTAAAGATAAATCAATGTTTGAAaagaattataaaaatgttttaCTTATTAATTTAGATAATCTTAAAGTTGAGAAAAAGAAACCTACTCCCACCACAACTCCTAGTTCTTCAACTACTGCAAAAACTGCTGCAAAGAAAACTAAAgtctaa
- the dpm2-1 gene encoding dolichyl-phosphate mannosyltransferase 2 regulatory subunit, with product MGASDKFIGFVMVLFRIFVFGYYTTWVIITPFIVSDHWIQQYFLPREYGIIIPLVLLVVGITAIGTFLGLVMIKSKKNK from the exons atg GGTGCTTCAGATAAATTTATAGGTTTTGTTATGGTTTTATTTAGGATTTTTGTATTTGGATATTATACAACATgggttattattact cCATTTATTGTTTCAGATCATTGGATTCAACAATACTTTTTACCAAGAGAATatggtattattattccTTTAGTTTTATTAGTAGTCGGTATTACCGCAATTGGTACATTTTTGGGACTTGTAAtgattaaatcaaaaaagaataaataa
- the psmD8-1 gene encoding 26S proteasome non-ATPase regulatory subunit 8, producing the protein MDFSSIEQNLNNFKKLVAGNSDKAQITPVLVQLKLAATIHLEKPTSLSNVSDKVKKDLVLAREILELISLYSIKIKDIDSFERTFNQLKTYYYDYKSIIAPSTLEYQIIGLNLMRLLAKHKTSEFHSEIELIEFNNLDNSFIKFPLLVEKSITEGSYNKIIQSRSGVPSEYYQVFLDILADSIKEDIANCSEKSFKTLSLKDAEKVLLFNDNNQFQQYIKERNWKVQGDVIQFGNNDNQTVEIPSLQLIHQTLHYAKELERIV; encoded by the exons atggatTTTAGTTCAATtgaacaaaatttaaataacttTAAAAAGCTTGTTGCTGGTAATTCAGATAAAGCACAAATTACACCAGTTTtagttcaattaaaattagcaGCAACAATTCATTTAGAAAAACCAACTTCTCTTTCAAATGTTTCtgataaagttaaaaaagatttagttTTAGCAA gagagattttagaattaatttcattatattcaattaaaattaaagatattgattcatttgaaagaacatttaatcaattaaagacatactattatgattataaatcaattattgcACCATCAACATTAGAATATCAAATTATTggtttgaatttaatgagaTTATTAGCAAAACATAAAACATCAGAATTCCATAGcgaaattgaattaatcgaatttaataatttagataacTCATTCATTaa aTTCCCATTATTggttgaaaaatcaattacagAGGGtagttataataaaattattcaatCAAGATCTGGTGTACCATCAGAATATTATCAAGTTTTCCTTGATATTTTAGCAGATTCAATAAA GGAGGATATTGCAAATTGTAgtgaaaaatcatttaaaacattatcattaaaagatgcagaaaaagtattattattcaatgaTAACAATCAATTCCAACAATACATTAAGGAAAGAAATTGGAAAGTTCAAGGTGATGTAATTCAATTTggaaataatgataatcaaACCGTTGAAATTCCATCTTTACAATTGATTCACCAAACTCTTCACTATGCCAAAGAACTTGAAAGAAttgtataa
- the maoC-1 gene encoding amine oxidase (Similar to flavin-containing) produces the protein MEIIYDTIIIGGGMSGLKTAYDLKKSNFKILVLEARNRFGGRTDSIKIGDGWVDAGGQWLGKKNPNLKQLCNELKLETYKQFYQGKTVFDIYDDGLIKSFDESSPNFDLCEIGLGYINPIIQTIKEVGKNIDFSKCSKESPIMLSLEKLTVSEWLRVCGYGESVKFFIWFCKMSVASSSDDISILFFFKYINSINGIESLFISDDDCTESDRIIGGSSMVSERIVSFLKDDCKLNCEVTLIDQISHKNGRLVKITTSKNEIYYCRNVVSTIPPMLLKNVIFKPDLPIEKQRLKNEMEMGNTIKVIVIYDSVFWRDQGYNGKSQSFVGPIYQSFDNCTNDLSVKSIIGFINGKEEIKYWYSKSLEERRSAVLNQYSKYWGPKALNPIHYIERNWSLDKYSAGCFMGVCKSGDIISQCNNYYTQPHGNIHWAGTETSTQWYGHMEGAITSSKRVVNEILKTSLKSKSKL, from the exons atggaaattatATATGATACTATAATTATTGGAGGTGGCATGTCGGGTTTGAAAACTGcatatgatttaaaaaaaagtaattttaaaattttggtCTTAGAAGCTAGAAAT agATTTGGAGGTAGAacagattcaattaaaattgggGATGGATGGGTAGATGCTGGAGGTCAATGGTTGGGAAAAAAGAATCCAAATTTGAAACAACTTTGTAATGAGTTAAAATTGGAAACTTATAAACAATTTTATCAAGGTAAAACAGTATTTGATATTTATGATGATggtttaataaaatcatttgatgaaTCATCTccaaattttgatttatgtGAAATTGGATTAGGATATATAAATCCAATTATTCAGACAATTAAAGAAGTAggtaaaaatattgatttttcaaaatgttCAAAAGAAAGTCCAATAATGTTATCATTGGAGAAATTAACAGTATCAGAATGGTTAAGAGTTTGTGGTTATGGTGAATctgttaaattttttatttggttttgtAAAATGTCAGTTGCATCAAGCTCAGATGATATTAgtatattattcttttttaaatatattaattccATTAATGGTATTGAAAGTTTATTCATATCAGATGACGACTGTACAGAATCTGATAGAATCATTGGTGGAAGTTCAATGGTTTCAGAAAGAAttgtatcatttttaaaagatgattgtaaattaaattgtGAAGTTACTTTAATCGATCAAATTTCTCATAAAAATGGTAGATTAGTTAAGATTACAAcatcaaaaaatgaaatttattattgtagAAATGTAGTATCAACGATACCACCAATGTTATTgaaaaatgtaatttttaaaccagatttaccaattgagaaacaaagattaaaaaatgaaatggaGATGGGGAATACTATAAAagtaattgtaatttatgATAGTGTATTTTGGAGAGATCAAGGATACAATGGTAAATCTCAGTCATTTGTTGGCCCAATCTAtcaatcatttgataattgtaCTAATGACTTATCGGTTAAATCAATCATTGGTTTCATTAATGGAAAGGAGGAAATAAAATATTGGTATTCAAAATCATTGGAGGAGAGAAGATCGGCtgtattaaatcaatattcaaaatattgGGGCCCAAAAGCATTAAATCCAATACATTACATTGAAAGAAATTGGAGTCTAGATAAATATAGTGCTGGTTGCTTCATGGGTGTTTGTAAATCTGGTGACATAATCTCACAatgtaataattattatacaCAACCACATGGTAACATTCATTGGGCTGGTACTGAAACATCAACTCAATGGTATGGTCATATGGAAGGTGCCATTACCTCATCAAAAAGAGTagttaatgaaattttaaaaacttcaTTAAAGTCGAAAtcaaaattgtaa
- the rpl15-1 gene encoding S60 ribosomal protein L15 has protein sequence MGAYKYLQELYKKKQSDAVRFLLRVRCWEYRNLPVCHRASHPTRVDKARRLGYKATQGFVVYRIRVRRGGRKRQVPGGRTGGKPKTHGVNELKPSRNLRSVAEERVGRRCPNLRVLNSYWVNQDSTYKYYEVILVDNSHNAIRNDPRYNWICKPVHKHRELRGLTSAGIKARGLRRKGTHRASKTRPSRQANYKRRNTVVFHRYR, from the exons ATGG GTGCCTACAAATACTTACAAGAACTCTACAAAAAGAAGCAATCTGATGCTGTCCGTTTCCTCCTCAGAGTCAGATGTTGGGAATACAG aaaTCTCCCAGTCTGTCATCGTGCTTCACACCCAACTCGTGTTGACAAAGCCAGACGTTTAGGTTACAAAGCTACTCAAGGTTTTGTTGTATACAGAATCCGTGTCAGACGTGGTGGTCGTAAGAGACAAGTTCCAGGTGGTCGTACTGGTGGTAAACCAAAGACTCATGGTGTTAACGAATTAAAACCAAGCAGAAACTTAAGATCCGTTGCTGAAGAACGTGTTGGTCGTCGTTGTCCAAATCTCCGTGTTCTCAACTCATACTGGGTTAACCAAGATTCAACCTACAAATATTATGAAGTCATCTTAGTTGATAACTCTCACAATGCCATCCGTAACGACCCACGTTACAACTGGATCTGTAAACCAGTCCACAAACATAGAGAATTAAGAGGTTTAACCTCCGCTGGTATCAAAGCCCGTGGTCTCCGTAGAAAAGGTACCCACAGAGCCAGCAAAACTAGACCATCAAGACAAGCCAACTACAAACGTAGAAACACCGTCGTTTTCCACAGATACAgataa
- a CDS encoding EGF-like domain-containing protein, producing the protein MIRKRILLLILIIIVILQIFRVEGNPAIQIYDVSSEEYSYNKYPTNTNDKYCNFFFLIFVTDTSDTGVQLKIKTNDSDATISTPAFKNISSQVLPIYVNTKSPNDYSLLITAEYDNDTSIYSSIIINYSCQYIPRESMKINLYHTGKYKHPIYPFSTIMYITGLKYPLGQLQVDKPYNVKVDNIRPFVYHIGDEFNGFIKPDFNISLWFMDSSNNTYSLNYTIPSLIYSNSNVKEKDITFKIYPNQTNVIEFGFICPPIYSITLNETIGLSDPLFINENIGLNPWASYEMPGKGTTFLGQVSSDYSIGAQINGTLTTIYYQFLKVSYNIDRKFPSFQIDYSPPLPSLSSIFSIKFNSTKKFDLFNYSIRWFESFSNSYKWPFGFESGHNSNYSFKSSFLQSEISVNPYNSLYFNQDHSLTQISNQQVVDINTLPILELESFNSTHLYNQVYLFKIKIKPIYQSKGYSTFIKINDNVNQVLRYDSMPDIENNIYETVLNFHEGILNSLNIGDSYSRQSQFYNPFQYYSIDPLLKLDFKYSDMISVLIGNVTYLINNIDVTNKSVDNIIYFNYNGTQEPKDDTINFSFLILSHEFKVTGVVDYDNITTSIWNSTISKYQIKFTVPANTRPGPLGFALLCGYSSSLISDFLPLSSQLIIESKHFDEYGPIFSNIEKVNSTNEFGWKFTIDDPINGFDYADIIVRGEMDSSTYKFHLTTQNLTRGDKFNGDYQINITLPSKCASQNYIITQVKLYDTQGYLGEFSVSSGFNGIRNVFINYLSDPTINKVYKTCSGENDGIDSSPPILTSFIPILKQNSDGTQYLSFNFEAVDIESGLKDKQYPIVYIQTTDLRTLECVSSIISINETTSTYKCTINLPNGFGYNSDIIFSVYGFINNGGYYSGYSSESLNSLSFIYSMSDISINKVIQINTCSKFVSGDSELWITGRGFNSTKQQVYVKYFGEPGFNQIIVPNKVYWSAMFIKNIKPTDKPFIIKVSDYPLTSNEFTVIPIVYNFTIPLTPTETPTETPTETPTETPTQTPIPTSSPIPTNKPQTCLGEPVCGGSKQGFCSSSGCICYPPWIGNDCNSQVIIIPQPSTNTSQPSTELPIIENNNQTSNSTNYLFKSLISIVSLRELDFNSNQVNLYTFDKWIYTPINNIKSQYFTSIQSGDTKSTNTLTTNITVTLEWFNQTTIIQFANNNITMNPSSIKYTIEITEYKFLNQLNSLQLVMSALFESSNSKDTCSLKEFGDTSDGDNSNFFKIQIDDHSLYGRFIKRAIIDSKVSSIENQLLDSKMNSIQTSSVSQSFIGITIPNYKQSIIIDPDFSVLVDSKPVSNNDNNSICTSNKSKLTSAQLAGIIIGSVAFATVVIVSVVYLVVKNRKSDLFQRKVQNKLQKMN; encoded by the exons atgatcagAAAAcgaatactattattaattctaataataatagtaatattacaaatttttaGGGTTGAAGGAAATCCAGcaattcaaatttatgaTGTTTCTAGTGAAGAATActcatataataaatatccaacaaatacaaatgacaaatattgtaatttttttttcttaatattTGTAACCGATACTTCAGATACTGgagttcaattaaaaataaaaaccaacGATTCAGACGCAACAATTTCAACACCagcatttaaaaatatttcaagtCAAGTTCTTCCAATTTATGTAAATACTAAATCACCAAATgattattcattattaattacgGCAGAATATGATAATGATACATCAATTTATAGTagtattataattaattattcttGTCAAT atATTCCACGAGaatcaatgaaaataaatttatatcatACTGGTAAATATAAGCATCCAATTTACCCATTTTCAACAATAATGTACATTACAGGATTAAAATACCCATTGGGTCAATTACAAGTTGACAAACCGTATAATGTAAAAGTTGATAATATAAGGCCATTTGTCTATCATATTGGTGACGAATTTAATGGATTTATTAAACCagattttaatatatcaCTATGGTTCATGGATAGTTCAAATAATACttattcattaaattatacAATTCCaagtttaatttattcaa aTTCAAATGTAAAAGAAAAGGATattacatttaaaatttatccTAATCAAACAAATGTTATAGAATTTGGATTTATTTGTCCACCAATTTATTCTATTACATTAAATGAAACAATTGGATTAAGCGACCCATTgtttattaatgaaaatataggTTTAAATCCATGGGCATCTTATGAAATGCCAGGAAAAGGTACAACATTCCTTGGTCAAGTTTCTTCCGATTATTCAATTGGTGCTCAAATTAATGGCACCTTAACtacaatttattatcaatttttaaaggtCTCAT aTAATATTGATAGAAAATTTCCATCTTTTCAAATTGATTattcaccaccattacctTCACTttcatcaatattttcaattaaatttaattcaactaaaaaatttgatttattcaattattcaATTAGATGGTTTGAAAGTTTTTCAAATAGTTATAAATGGCCTTTTGGTTTCGAAAGTGGtcataattcaaattattcattCAAGTCATCATTTCTACAATCTGAAATCTCTGTAAATCCCTACAACTCACTTTATTTCAATCAAGATCATTCTTTAACGCAAATTAGTAATCAACAag ttgtGGATATAAATACATTACCAATATTAGAATTagaatcatttaattctACTCATTTATATAAtcaagtttatttatttaagattaaaataaaaccaatttaTCAAAGTAAAGGGTACAgtacttttattaaaattaatgataatgttaATCAAGTATTAAGATATGACTCAATGCCTGATATCGAAAACAATATATATGAAactgttttaaattttcatgaAGGTAtattaaatagtttaaatattGGTGATTCTTATTCAAGACAATCTCAATTTTATAATccatttcaatattattcaattgatccacttttaaaacttgattttaaatattctgaTATGATTTCAGTTTTAATTGGTAATGTAacttatttaataaataacatTGATGTAACAAATAAATCAgttgataatataatttatttcaattataatGGTACTCAAGAACCTAAAGATGATACAATTAATTtctcatttttaattttatctcaTGAGTTTAAAGTAACTGGAGTCGTAGATTATGATAATATTACAACTTCAATTTGgaattcaacaatttcaaaatatcaaattaaatttacagtTCCTGCAAATACTAGACCTGGTCCACTTGGTTTTGCTTTACTTTGTGGTTATTCAAGTTCATTAATAAGTGATTTCTTACCTTTATCTTctcaattaattattgaatctAAACATTTCGATGAATATGGACCAATATTtagtaatattgaaaaagttaattcaacaaatgaaTTTGGTTGGAAATTTACAATAGATGATCCAATTAATGGTTTTGATTATGCTGATATTATAGTTAGAGGTGAAATGGATAGTTCAACTTATAAATTCCATTTAACAACTCAAAATTTAACAAGAggtgataaatttaatggtgattatcaaattaatataacTTTACCAAGTAAATGTGCATctcaaaattatattatcacACAAGTTAAATTATATGATACTCAAGGTTATTTAGGTGAATTTTCAGTATCCAGTGGATTTAATGGTATTAGAAatgtatttataaattatttatcagatccaacaataaataaagtaTATAAAACATGTAGTGGTGAAAATGATGGTATCGATAGTTCACCACCAATTTTAACTTCATTCATaccaatattaaaacaaaatagtGATGGTACTCAATACTTATCATTCAACTTTGAAGCAGTAGATATTGAAAGTGGtttaaaagataaacaaTATCCAATTGTTTATATCCAAACAACAGATTTAAGAACACTTGAATGTGTATCATCTATTATTTCAATAAATGAAACAACTTCAACCTATAAATGCACTATCAATTTACCAAATGGATTCGGATACAATTCAGATATTATTTTCAGTGTTTATGGATTCATTAATAATGGCGGTTATTATAGCGGATATTCAAGCGAATCACTAAATAGTTTATCTTTTATATATTCAATGAGCGATATATCCATAAACAAAGTAATACAAATTAATACCTGTAGCAAATTTGTATCTGGTGATAGCGAGTTATGGATAACAGGTAGAGGTTTCAATTCAACAAAACAACAAGTATATGTAAAATATTTTGGAGAACCTGgatttaatcaaataatagtacCAAATAAAGTTTATTGGAGTGCaatgtttattaaaaatattaaaccaaCTGATAAACCATTCATTATCAAAGTTTCGGACTATCCACTCACATCAAATGAATTCACTGTTATTCCTATAGTTTATAATTTTACGATTCCCTTAACACCAACAGAAACACCAACAGAAACACCAACAGAAACACCAACAGAGACACCAACACAAACACCAATACctacatcatcaccaatacCAACGAATAAACCACAAACATGTTTAGGTGAACCAGTATGTGGTGGATCAAAACAAGGTTTTTGTTCATCAAGTGGATGTATTTGTTATCCACCTTGGATTGGTAATGATTGTAATTCACAAGTTATAATTATACCACAACCATCAACAAATACATCACAACCATCAACTGAATTACCAATTATAGAAAACAATAATCAAACATCAAATAgtacaaattatttattcaaatcaTTGATTTCAATTGTATCATTAAGAGAATtagattttaattcaaatcaaGTTAATTTATATACATTTGATAAATGGATTTAtacaccaattaataatattaaaagtcAATACTTTACAAGTATTCAAAGTGGTGatacaaaatcaacaaatacaTTAACAACTAATATTACTGTAACTTTAGAATGGTTCAATCAAACGACAATCATTCAAtttgcaaataataatataacaatGAATCCATCAAGTATTAAAtatacaattgaaattacagaatataaatttttaaatcaattaaatagtCTTCAACTTGTAATGTCAGCATTATTCGAATCATCAAATTCCAAAGATACTTGttcattaaaagaatttggaGATACAAGTGATGGTGATAATTCAAACttctttaaaattcaaattgatGACCATTCACTTTATGGTAGATTCATTAAAAGAGCAATCATCGATTCAAAAGTatcttcaattgaaaatcaattattagattCAAAAATGAACTCAATTCAAACATCATCAGTATCACAATCATTCATTGGTATTACAATACCAAATTATAAacaatcaataattattgaTCCAGACTTTTCAGTATTAGTAGATAGTAAACCAgtatcaaataatgataataattcaatttgtacatcaaataaatcaaaactaACAAGTGCTCAACTCgctggtattattattggttccGTTGCTTTTGCCACTGTAGTTATTGTATCAGTTGTTTACTTGGTCGTGAAAAACAGAAAATCAGATTTATTCCAAAGAAAAGTACAAaacaaattacaaaaaatgaaCTGA